TCTCCGCGGGTTGCGCCGGCGTCCTGTCCTGGATGCTGGTGGACTGGAACGGCAGCCACCCCGGCTATCACGTCCTGTTCTTCACCAACGGCACCTACCTGGGCACCGCGACCTCGAAGTACTACGGCTACACCACGGTGCTCGGCAAGACCAAGAACACCGTGTCGGTGCAGTACCGCTGGGTCACCCCGCAGGACGCGCTGTGCTGCCCCTCCGGCGGCCCGAACGTCGTGACCTACACCTTGACCGGCACCACGGTCCAGGCCAAGGGCGAGTTCCCGCCGGACCCGGACAAATAGACCGAGCCACGAGTCCGGCCGACTGCCCCTGACCGGACTCCACCGGGCGTCAGTACCCGCGCGGCCGCTGGGCTCGCAGCGCACTGACCCACCAGGCGAAGCCCCTGTATCTCCCCCTGCTCCGAGGTACAGGGGCTTCGTCCGTGCCGGGGTCAGCGCGCGAGCAACGCCGCGACCGCTTTCGGCGCGGCCGCCCACTCGCGGAGGTTGTTGCGCACCTTCGTTATTCGCCGGCAGGCACACGCGGCGGTGACGCCGTCGGCGTCGATCCCCGCGCCCCGGCACAGGGCGACCGCCCGCGGCACATGCTGGTACTGGGTGACGACGAGCGCGCGGTCGATGCCGAACAGCCGCTGCGCGCGTTCGCCAGTGGCGCGGGTCGACAATCCCAGGCCGTCGGTGCGCACGACCGCCGGGTCGACGCCATGGGCCGCGAGATACCTTGTCATCGCGACGATTTCGTCGCCGGAGGTGCCCGCCGCATCACCGGAGACCAGGATTTCGCGCACCGTGCCCGCACGCAGCAGCTCGATCGCGGCGTCCAACC
This genomic stretch from Nocardia brasiliensis ATCC 700358 harbors:
- a CDS encoding SanA/YdcF family protein; this encodes MPSDSKRAAGVVRRWLTGSVAAAAVTVTGLVVGANLRLWQLSSGHRFDPATAPTAPVVIVPGAKVAPDGAPMPYLRGRLDAAIELLRAGTVREILVSGDAAGTSGDEIVAMTRYLAAHGVDPAVVRTDGLGLSTRATGERAQRLFGIDRALVVTQYQHVPRAVALCRGAGIDADGVTAACACRRITKVRNNLREWAAAPKAVAALLAR